From Desulfovibrio inopinatus DSM 10711, the proteins below share one genomic window:
- a CDS encoding radical SAM/SPASM domain-containing protein: MHTLPDFVVEPIELKIEITRACNLRCSFCYLGSMDRWSAESHMPTSAVMDWIDWCVDNDVPAVRFTGGEATLHPDIELLCNYAQVRKRYVILNSNGMADPALYNRLLVNDLRVSIPTLDPQSMDEITGCSDVLAKKIAAIDQALARGLFQVVMFTVMTPEMLGKLHEFIPFLQARPQLKWGPLRFESSPDDPRPLTREIMQALAEEMSDLMDAYPETVKGIGIAAPFCSVTPTSLGAKVFFGRGRACGPFKALNVNFDGMLTACFGTCELFTQGSLDDVRNSPVLHAHCSYEVLPEECHECEYIEACAGGCRKPATLAGHNGRQVDYLAEFVQE, translated from the coding sequence ATGCATACCCTTCCGGATTTTGTCGTTGAGCCCATCGAGCTGAAAATTGAGATCACCCGAGCGTGCAATCTGCGTTGTTCCTTCTGCTACCTCGGCTCCATGGATCGATGGTCAGCCGAAAGCCATATGCCGACTTCCGCCGTCATGGATTGGATCGATTGGTGTGTGGACAACGACGTCCCGGCCGTACGCTTCACTGGTGGAGAAGCCACACTCCATCCCGACATCGAGCTTTTGTGTAACTATGCCCAAGTCCGGAAGCGTTATGTCATCCTGAATTCCAATGGCATGGCTGATCCAGCGCTCTACAACCGCCTGCTCGTCAATGATCTCCGTGTCAGCATTCCTACATTGGACCCGCAGAGCATGGACGAGATTACAGGATGCTCCGATGTCTTGGCCAAGAAGATTGCGGCCATCGACCAAGCCCTTGCACGAGGTCTTTTCCAGGTGGTCATGTTCACGGTCATGACACCTGAGATGTTGGGAAAACTGCACGAGTTTATTCCCTTTTTGCAGGCTCGACCTCAACTGAAGTGGGGGCCGTTGCGCTTCGAGTCTTCGCCGGACGACCCACGTCCTTTGACGCGCGAGATCATGCAGGCTTTAGCCGAGGAAATGTCTGACCTCATGGACGCGTATCCCGAGACGGTCAAGGGCATCGGTATCGCGGCGCCATTCTGCAGTGTCACTCCAACGAGCCTTGGAGCTAAAGTCTTCTTTGGCCGGGGCAGGGCCTGCGGCCCCTTCAAGGCCCTGAACGTGAATTTTGACGGCATGCTCACAGCCTGTTTCGGCACCTGTGAATTGTTCACGCAGGGATCGCTTGACGACGTCCGTAACTCGCCGGTGCTTCATGCTCATTGTTCCTACGAGGTGCTGCCCGAGGAATGCCATGAGTGTGAATACATCGAGGCTTGTGCCGGCGGTTGCCGTAAACCCGCGACACTGGCCGGTCACAATGGTCGACAGGTCGACTACCTCGCGGAGTTTGTCCAGGAATAA
- a CDS encoding NHLP leader peptide family RiPP precursor, which translates to MNEMNEQQKQWARIVAKAWADDDFKQRLLTDPAAVLTDEGASFPAGATVRVVESQENEAIFVLPTRPADMGLPDELDERLAAHWPYIYVI; encoded by the coding sequence ATGAACGAGATGAATGAACAGCAGAAACAGTGGGCCCGCATTGTCGCAAAGGCCTGGGCAGATGATGATTTCAAACAGCGCCTTTTGACCGATCCGGCTGCGGTTTTGACCGATGAGGGTGCCAGTTTCCCGGCCGGTGCTACGGTCCGTGTAGTGGAGTCTCAGGAAAATGAAGCCATATTCGTTTTGCCGACCAGGCCGGCAGATATGGGGCTGCCGGATGAATTAGATGAACGCTTGGCGGCACATTGGCCCTATATCTATGTGATTTAG
- a CDS encoding NHLP leader peptide family RiPP precursor: protein MSEMNEQQKQWARIVAKSWADEEFKQRLLSDPTTVLAEEGVSFPAGAKVSVLEAKENEAVLVLPTKPTDAELGDVTEERLAAMVDAFGIL, encoded by the coding sequence ATGAGCGAAATGAACGAACAGCAAAAACAGTGGGCCCGCATCGTGGCCAAGTCTTGGGCGGATGAGGAATTTAAACAGCGCCTTTTGTCCGATCCGACGACGGTTTTAGCCGAGGAGGGCGTCAGCTTCCCGGCCGGAGCCAAGGTCAGCGTGTTGGAAGCCAAGGAGAACGAAGCTGTACTTGTCCTGCCGACTAAGCCGACGGATGCCGAACTAGGAGATGTGACCGAAGAGCGCTTGGCGGCGATGGTTGATGCCTTCGGTATATTATAA
- a CDS encoding NHLP leader peptide family RiPP precursor, whose protein sequence is MSEMNEQQKQWSRIVAKSWADEEFKQRLLADPSAVLAEEGVSFPAGTTVSVFEAKENEAVLVVPAKPTDTDLAEVNDERLAAAIVFSATF, encoded by the coding sequence ATGAGCGAAATGAACGAACAGCAAAAACAGTGGTCTCGCATCGTAGCCAAGTCCTGGGCGGATGAGGAGTTCAAACAGCGTCTTTTGGCCGATCCGTCCGCTGTCTTGGCCGAGGAAGGCGTCAGTTTTCCGGCCGGAACCACGGTGAGTGTGTTTGAAGCCAAAGAAAACGAAGCTGTGCTTGTTGTGCCGGCCAAGCCGACTGATACAGACTTAGCGGAAGTGAACGACGAACGCCTGGCTGCCGCGATCGTCTTCTCCGCGACCTTCTAA
- a CDS encoding YcaO-like family protein, translating to MTTQTPLHVDSNPFGNHKDCSPQETVERIKSILYSVGLGDKEPMAEIRFNPAAGCHSLHLTDKTYPLLGANGKGATDDYSTASAYAEFLERLQCFYPLFFGRLGEIQPQEPMHFDEGERTVSDLRRDAPGVMSELLDTDAAHPDNTLVCLPFWDVSREKIIPLPYEFMTHCTLSTGMSSGNTAEESLTQGICEILERYAVRLVTKERMKMPTIPLETAPIVSPGLRDILTALQEEGFEVIAKDCTNGGTIPVLAVIVVDKENDRYGLCFGSDPVFDVAFQRCITELYQGRNELAYCYSMWSQERPLLKDIYNNVHSSLWILLPDAPPCDFSRAFTAPGKSNAEYLSFVRDQVEAIGGRIYIRDFSFLGFPAHYTYIEKLSAPAPLKAAEFDYFYEGFDESLGVLFRLSEASQRDVERLAAACESKFRSEHIFSSRLEGLLERCLFRLPLHTWMEPKLFLAFIYIEAGRLDVALNMLEEPTAHPLKGDAAELSQLLSAYCRYASQGEQNILERLEEEFGDGPYGASLTHLVNMDWGSLYAKAPADAPGGKFETLPVPRCDSPFSCAGCAYKRKCCLDRFFEIRGKIRKAYRPVDQTLLGRHFSNGHGEKAV from the coding sequence ATGACGACTCAAACGCCCCTCCACGTTGACTCAAACCCCTTCGGCAATCACAAAGACTGTTCTCCCCAGGAAACCGTGGAGCGGATCAAATCGATTCTCTATAGTGTGGGCCTCGGCGACAAGGAGCCCATGGCCGAGATACGCTTCAACCCTGCTGCGGGATGCCACTCTCTCCATTTGACGGACAAAACGTATCCTCTCCTCGGGGCTAATGGGAAAGGCGCAACCGACGACTACAGCACTGCCAGCGCCTACGCCGAGTTTCTGGAACGACTTCAGTGTTTTTATCCCCTCTTTTTCGGTCGCCTGGGTGAAATACAGCCCCAAGAACCCATGCACTTTGACGAAGGAGAGCGCACGGTGAGCGACCTTCGGCGTGATGCACCGGGCGTGATGAGCGAGCTCCTCGATACAGATGCTGCTCACCCTGATAATACGCTGGTTTGTTTGCCTTTTTGGGATGTGTCACGTGAGAAAATTATACCTTTACCGTATGAATTCATGACGCATTGTACACTTTCCACGGGGATGAGTTCGGGAAATACGGCGGAGGAGTCCCTGACTCAAGGGATTTGCGAGATTTTGGAGCGATATGCTGTGCGACTGGTCACGAAGGAAAGAATGAAGATGCCAACGATCCCGTTGGAGACGGCACCCATTGTTTCACCGGGACTACGGGACATTCTCACGGCGCTGCAGGAGGAGGGATTCGAGGTTATTGCCAAAGACTGCACCAATGGTGGGACCATACCGGTTCTTGCAGTTATTGTAGTGGACAAAGAAAATGATCGTTATGGTTTATGCTTTGGAAGCGATCCTGTCTTCGATGTAGCGTTTCAGCGTTGTATTACGGAACTTTATCAGGGAAGGAATGAGCTAGCATACTGTTATTCGATGTGGTCACAAGAACGACCTCTTTTGAAAGACATTTATAATAACGTACATAGTTCTTTGTGGATACTGTTGCCGGACGCACCGCCGTGTGATTTTTCCCGCGCCTTCACCGCTCCTGGGAAAAGTAACGCGGAGTATCTTTCGTTTGTACGGGATCAAGTCGAAGCAATCGGTGGACGTATCTACATACGGGATTTTTCCTTCCTGGGATTTCCCGCACACTACACTTATATTGAAAAATTATCTGCGCCTGCACCGCTGAAAGCAGCAGAGTTCGACTATTTTTATGAGGGATTTGATGAGTCACTTGGTGTTCTTTTTCGTCTCTCCGAGGCCTCTCAACGTGATGTAGAACGACTGGCCGCAGCTTGTGAATCCAAGTTTCGTAGCGAGCACATTTTTTCTTCTCGATTGGAAGGTCTCCTTGAAAGGTGTTTGTTTCGACTGCCGCTGCATACGTGGATGGAGCCGAAACTGTTTCTGGCCTTTATTTACATTGAAGCCGGCCGACTGGACGTTGCGCTCAACATGTTGGAAGAACCGACTGCTCATCCACTCAAGGGCGATGCAGCGGAATTGAGCCAGTTACTGAGCGCATATTGTCGGTACGCCTCGCAAGGTGAACAGAATATTCTGGAGAGACTGGAAGAAGAGTTTGGAGATGGCCCTTACGGCGCGAGTTTGACGCATCTGGTGAATATGGACTGGGGAAGCCTCTACGCAAAAGCGCCGGCAGACGCTCCGGGGGGCAAGTTCGAGACTCTCCCCGTTCCTCGTTGTGATAGCCCCTTTTCCTGTGCCGGGTGCGCCTACAAGCGGAAGTGCTGCCTGGACCGCTTTTTCGAGATCCGTGGCAAAATTCGTAAGGCGTATCGCCCTGTAGATCAGACGCTGTTGGGCCGGCATTTTTCCAATGGGCATGGGGAAAAAGCCGTGTAA
- a CDS encoding DMT family transporter — MTQKTKAMLLLAVTALVWSSGGLAIKLVDMHPMALTGVRSGLAALTLMVLFRGKLSFGFSAVQLGAACGYAGLLITNVVATKLTTSANAILLAYTAPVYVALAAPWFLHEKTRKSDWLFIVCTLIGMALFFLDKLSPTGLIGNGVAMVTGLSYAVFTLCMRAQKSSSPVESVILGHGLTAVCGLLFLRDGLPGMEGLVGLLYLGIVQQGISLALYSWAIKRLGALEAILIMTLEPIFNPLWVALGYGERPGPWAIAGGTLVVGAVTSRAIVAAWRTKQYLTK, encoded by the coding sequence ATGACGCAGAAAACCAAAGCCATGCTTCTTCTTGCTGTGACAGCTCTGGTGTGGAGTTCCGGGGGGTTGGCTATAAAACTTGTCGATATGCATCCCATGGCGCTGACCGGAGTACGAAGTGGGTTGGCCGCATTGACGCTCATGGTGCTGTTTCGCGGGAAACTGTCGTTTGGGTTTTCTGCGGTCCAACTCGGCGCGGCGTGCGGGTATGCCGGTTTGCTCATTACGAATGTCGTCGCCACCAAATTGACGACATCTGCCAATGCCATTCTATTGGCGTATACCGCACCGGTGTACGTAGCCCTGGCGGCACCTTGGTTTCTGCATGAGAAAACACGAAAAAGCGATTGGCTTTTTATCGTGTGTACACTCATCGGTATGGCGCTCTTTTTTCTCGATAAATTGTCCCCCACGGGGCTGATTGGCAATGGCGTCGCCATGGTGACGGGCCTCTCCTATGCCGTTTTCACCCTATGCATGCGCGCGCAGAAATCGTCGTCACCGGTGGAGTCGGTGATATTGGGGCATGGTTTGACGGCCGTATGCGGACTGCTGTTTTTACGTGATGGGTTGCCCGGAATGGAGGGACTCGTCGGGCTGCTCTATTTGGGAATTGTGCAACAGGGCATATCGCTTGCGCTGTACTCGTGGGCAATCAAGCGTTTGGGAGCGCTTGAAGCAATCTTGATCATGACGTTGGAACCGATTTTCAATCCTCTCTGGGTAGCATTGGGCTATGGAGAGCGGCCTGGGCCATGGGCCATCGCCGGCGGGACGCTTGTTGTTGGAGCTGTGACCTCCCGCGCTATCGTCGCGGCTTGGCGTACCAAACAATATTTGACGAAATAG
- a CDS encoding AraC family transcriptional regulator, whose amino-acid sequence MDIRAQILRQLDAMAVNEGTTETVLDEVTFYRASQYMPKQPLIYSQGFCIALQGFKACYFGGNVLTYGHDQYLVVPTILPAKAEVFPEDGKPLLAISIAIDHEYVHDILDAMGNAYPYQDRAVPGIPMAYLESFSDDLLDPLWRLLQSLGSRGEAEILAKPAIREVYYRALLGANGHILASVARSESHYDRICQVLRDMHDNYATPIDVTALATNVNMSARAFYKHFKAVTSLTPVQYLKRIRLEKARHFLVAHGQRVSVAAQYVGYESVSQFSREFKRHFGYPPREALQRNATVLHAEKSSGRECVENFRRSGTLCVQE is encoded by the coding sequence ATGGACATACGAGCACAAATTCTTCGCCAACTTGACGCCATGGCCGTGAACGAGGGCACAACCGAAACCGTTCTGGATGAAGTCACGTTCTATCGGGCAAGTCAATATATGCCCAAGCAACCCTTGATTTATAGCCAGGGGTTTTGCATTGCTCTCCAGGGCTTTAAGGCCTGTTATTTCGGTGGGAATGTGCTGACGTATGGCCACGACCAATATCTTGTGGTGCCAACCATTCTTCCGGCGAAGGCCGAAGTATTTCCGGAAGATGGGAAACCGTTACTTGCGATCTCCATTGCCATTGACCACGAGTATGTTCATGACATTCTTGATGCTATGGGGAATGCGTATCCCTATCAAGATCGTGCTGTTCCGGGCATTCCTATGGCCTATTTGGAATCGTTTTCCGATGATCTGCTTGATCCGCTTTGGCGTCTCTTGCAAAGTCTCGGCAGTCGGGGCGAAGCCGAGATATTGGCTAAACCGGCCATTCGAGAGGTCTACTATCGGGCTTTACTCGGCGCAAATGGGCATATTCTCGCTTCGGTTGCCCGGAGTGAATCGCATTATGATCGGATTTGTCAGGTGTTGCGCGATATGCATGACAACTATGCCACTCCGATCGATGTGACGGCATTGGCCACGAACGTGAATATGAGTGCCCGAGCGTTTTACAAACATTTCAAGGCGGTGACGTCGCTCACCCCGGTGCAATATCTCAAACGTATCCGGCTGGAAAAAGCACGGCATTTCCTCGTGGCACATGGTCAGCGTGTGAGTGTCGCCGCGCAATATGTCGGCTATGAAAGTGTTTCTCAGTTCAGCCGCGAGTTCAAACGTCACTTCGGATACCCGCCGCGAGAAGCTCTACAGCGAAATGCCACAGTATTGCATGCTGAGAAATCTTCGGGCCGTGAATGCGTGGAGAATTTCAGGCGATCAGGTACACTTTGTGTGCAGGAATAG
- a CDS encoding iron-containing alcohol dehydrogenase, producing the protein MQSFDYYIPTKILFGPGKLNQLATEKLPGKKALIVISNGTSMRKYGYLERVQALLAEQGVESVVYDKILPNPIVEHVMEGAAVAKDNQCDFVIGLGGGSSIDTAKSIAIMAVNPGHYWDYIHGGSGKGQPVANGALPIAAITTTAGTGTEADPWTVITNKDEKIGFGDLSCTFPVLSVVDPELMVSVPPQLTAYQGFDAFFHAAEGYIANIATPVSDIYALESIRLLNEYLPRAVKDGSDMEARGYVALANTLSGMVESTSSCTSEHSLEHALSAFHHNLTHGAGLIMLSKAYFGHFATKVPDRVSTMAKVMGHDDFIEALGALQEQCGVADLKMSDFGVKEDELEAIAKNARETMGFLFTLDPVALTEDDALAILRASYR; encoded by the coding sequence ATGCAGAGCTTTGACTATTACATCCCGACGAAAATTTTGTTTGGTCCCGGCAAACTCAATCAGCTCGCCACGGAAAAATTACCCGGTAAAAAAGCGTTGATTGTCATTTCAAATGGAACATCCATGCGGAAGTATGGCTATTTGGAGCGCGTTCAGGCGCTGCTGGCCGAGCAGGGAGTAGAATCCGTGGTCTACGATAAGATTCTTCCCAATCCTATTGTGGAGCACGTTATGGAAGGTGCCGCCGTTGCCAAAGACAATCAGTGTGATTTTGTCATTGGACTTGGGGGCGGGTCTTCTATCGATACGGCAAAGTCCATTGCCATTATGGCCGTGAATCCCGGACATTATTGGGATTATATCCACGGCGGCAGCGGCAAGGGACAACCTGTAGCCAATGGTGCATTGCCTATTGCTGCGATTACGACAACCGCCGGGACCGGGACCGAAGCCGATCCCTGGACTGTTATTACGAACAAGGATGAGAAAATCGGTTTTGGAGATTTGTCTTGCACGTTTCCCGTCTTGTCTGTGGTGGATCCGGAACTCATGGTGTCGGTGCCCCCGCAACTGACTGCCTATCAGGGGTTTGATGCGTTTTTCCATGCGGCCGAAGGCTATATCGCCAATATCGCCACACCGGTGAGCGATATTTACGCGCTGGAAAGCATCCGTCTGTTGAATGAATATTTACCTCGGGCCGTCAAGGATGGCAGCGACATGGAAGCACGCGGATATGTGGCGCTGGCGAATACGCTATCCGGTATGGTGGAATCGACATCAAGTTGCACGTCTGAACACTCTCTGGAACATGCGTTGAGTGCGTTTCATCATAATCTGACCCACGGTGCCGGGCTTATTATGTTGTCGAAAGCGTATTTCGGACATTTCGCTACAAAAGTTCCAGATCGCGTCAGCACGATGGCCAAAGTCATGGGACATGACGATTTTATCGAAGCCCTCGGTGCGTTGCAGGAACAATGCGGCGTGGCCGATCTGAAAATGTCCGACTTCGGTGTCAAAGAAGATGAACTCGAAGCCATCGCCAAGAATGCGCGAGAAACCATGGGGTTCCTGTTTACACTTGATCCGGTGGCCCTGACCGAAGACGACGCGTTGGCTATTCTGCGAGCGTCCTACAGGTAG
- a CDS encoding MarR family winged helix-turn-helix transcriptional regulator, which translates to MSNYGSPVIPDNATLIEQFQNVSRYMARAFHRRDHAHHAQGRVLSIIREQGPINQGDLLEMLDVRSSSLSEVLAKLERHGFISRERDETDKRRFIISATPQAAIPGQTEDDVTPASLFNGLDDEERRQLGAILEKLVTSLKNNCDAEGPSCRGRGRGRGHRDHPRRGGGKGFRKGKP; encoded by the coding sequence ATGTCGAATTATGGCTCACCGGTCATACCGGATAACGCGACATTGATCGAACAGTTTCAGAACGTTTCCAGATATATGGCGCGTGCGTTCCACCGACGGGACCACGCGCACCATGCTCAGGGGCGCGTGTTGTCCATCATTCGAGAGCAAGGCCCCATTAATCAGGGTGATTTACTGGAAATGCTCGACGTTCGTTCGTCGTCGCTCAGCGAAGTGCTTGCCAAATTAGAACGCCATGGTTTCATTTCCCGAGAACGCGACGAAACAGACAAACGACGGTTCATCATTTCGGCAACACCGCAGGCCGCAATACCGGGACAAACTGAAGACGATGTCACACCGGCAAGCCTTTTCAATGGTCTGGACGATGAAGAACGCCGCCAACTTGGCGCAATATTAGAAAAACTCGTCACATCACTGAAAAACAACTGCGATGCCGAAGGCCCCTCATGCCGAGGGCGTGGACGTGGTAGAGGGCATCGTGACCATCCCCGCCGAGGTGGTGGTAAAGGATTCCGGAAGGGAAAACCGTAA
- a CDS encoding MFS transporter, with translation MNLKNRMYLYLFILTVATAFGFQGWRTLYNNFAVEIAHISGQEMGIIQSIREVPGLLTFFIVYLLLTISEHKLAALSVAFMGIGISLVGFMPSFYGIVFTTLIISFGIHSYLALNQSLTLQYFDLRQAPIVLGRLRGVNAIVNIFVGAIIFCVSDYMSYTNMFIWIGVIVILGGLFGTFLHPKNVNATVQHKKMVLKRKYWLYYILTFLSGARRQIFVAFAVFLLVIKFKFTIQEVTVLFIVNNIVAMFANPLIGKAVNALGERKVLSVEYLSLIVVFLVYAYSDSKWLVILMYIVDHLVFNFSLAINTFFQKIGDKEDIASSMAVGGTINHIAAVIIPVLGGLAWTFHPSWIFVGGAMLSVCSLLFVQFIPYEYAKHQQREIA, from the coding sequence ATGAATCTCAAGAATCGTATGTATTTGTATTTGTTCATTCTCACTGTTGCCACGGCCTTTGGGTTTCAGGGGTGGCGAACGCTTTACAACAACTTTGCGGTGGAAATAGCCCACATCAGCGGGCAAGAAATGGGTATTATCCAGTCTATCCGCGAAGTTCCCGGGTTGCTGACTTTTTTCATTGTCTATCTCTTGCTCACCATAAGTGAGCACAAACTCGCCGCGCTCTCTGTTGCGTTTATGGGGATCGGCATTTCTCTTGTCGGATTTATGCCGAGTTTCTACGGCATCGTGTTCACGACGCTCATCATCTCTTTCGGTATTCATTCCTACTTGGCGCTCAATCAATCATTGACACTGCAATACTTTGATCTCCGCCAGGCACCGATTGTTCTTGGAAGGCTGCGAGGCGTCAATGCCATCGTCAACATCTTTGTCGGTGCCATTATTTTTTGTGTTTCCGATTATATGTCCTATACCAACATGTTCATTTGGATTGGAGTCATCGTTATTCTTGGTGGTCTCTTCGGCACATTTCTCCATCCAAAAAATGTCAATGCCACGGTGCAACACAAAAAAATGGTGTTGAAACGCAAGTATTGGCTCTATTATATTCTGACATTCTTATCCGGAGCTCGTCGGCAAATTTTTGTTGCATTTGCCGTCTTTCTTCTCGTCATCAAGTTCAAATTCACCATTCAAGAAGTCACCGTCTTGTTCATTGTGAACAACATTGTCGCTATGTTCGCCAATCCCCTCATCGGAAAAGCCGTCAACGCATTGGGTGAACGTAAGGTTCTTTCTGTGGAATATCTCAGCCTCATTGTTGTCTTTTTGGTTTACGCATACAGCGACAGCAAGTGGCTCGTTATACTCATGTATATTGTCGACCATCTTGTGTTTAATTTCTCTCTGGCTATCAATACATTCTTCCAAAAAATCGGCGACAAAGAGGACATCGCCTCATCAATGGCCGTCGGTGGTACCATCAATCATATCGCGGCCGTCATCATTCCCGTTCTCGGTGGCTTGGCGTGGACGTTCCACCCCTCTTGGATTTTCGTCGGCGGAGCCATGCTCAGTGTCTGTTCGCTGCTGTTTGTCCAGTTCATTCCCTACGAATATGCAAAGCATCAGCAACGGGAGATTGCATAG
- a CDS encoding cyclase family protein, which yields MGVLSLISEYVQSLWTITVFIAVLVSCWGGVAHAAGGPSLTPQQMQQAFSHVVFLSHVNTVDMPIFPGDPTPEFKPLFNVEKDGFALHSIMMGEHSGTHWGAPSHFHTDGATADKVPATSFVFPAAVIDIRAQAAKNPDYALTLDDVRAYERTNGPIPEHAMVIAFTGWQDRWNDPKAFFNADADDVMHYPGIGIEATQWLIKHRHIGGLGIDTHGVDPGSDETYATNTALLQDNRIHLENLAGLEQLPPKGAWIVVGGIRDAGGSGSPATVLGFLPAP from the coding sequence ATGGGTGTTCTTTCCCTAATAAGTGAATATGTACAATCTTTATGGACTATTACAGTATTTATCGCGGTGCTTGTAAGCTGCTGGGGAGGAGTAGCCCACGCTGCAGGCGGCCCATCTCTGACACCACAGCAAATGCAGCAGGCATTCAGCCATGTTGTCTTCCTTAGTCACGTCAATACCGTCGACATGCCGATTTTTCCCGGCGACCCCACCCCGGAATTCAAGCCGCTTTTTAACGTAGAAAAAGATGGGTTTGCCTTGCATTCGATCATGATGGGGGAACATTCCGGTACCCACTGGGGCGCGCCGTCGCATTTCCATACCGATGGAGCCACCGCTGATAAGGTTCCGGCAACATCGTTTGTGTTTCCTGCAGCCGTTATTGATATTCGTGCTCAGGCTGCCAAAAACCCAGACTATGCCCTGACGCTGGATGATGTGCGCGCATATGAAAGAACCAATGGCCCTATCCCCGAGCATGCTATGGTTATTGCCTTCACAGGGTGGCAGGATCGATGGAACGACCCGAAAGCGTTTTTCAACGCCGATGCAGATGACGTGATGCATTATCCCGGCATTGGTATTGAGGCGACGCAATGGCTCATAAAACATCGCCACATCGGCGGTCTCGGCATTGATACCCACGGCGTCGATCCCGGTTCGGATGAAACCTATGCGACCAATACAGCACTATTACAAGACAATCGTATTCATCTGGAGAATCTAGCCGGACTGGAGCAGTTACCCCCAAAAGGTGCATGGATCGTGGTTGGCGGTATTCGTGACGCCGGGGGTTCCGGATCGCCTGCTACAGTGCTTGGATTTCTTCCTGCACCATAG
- a CDS encoding sugar O-acetyltransferase encodes MTEKENMIAGRLYDASDPELVAARLACRKLLHAFNHAAPEEAELRQDILGQLLGGMGERIEITPPFYCDYGFNITLGNNVYMNFNCIILDPAPVLIEDNVMFGPSVSLYTATHPVEVVERLKGPELGTPITIRENAWIGGGAILCPGVTVGRNAVVAAGAVVTKDVPDNVVVGGNPARIIKHLDGDGEKK; translated from the coding sequence ATGACAGAAAAAGAGAACATGATTGCTGGGCGACTCTACGATGCTTCAGATCCCGAGCTTGTCGCCGCACGTCTCGCTTGTCGGAAGTTGTTGCATGCCTTCAACCATGCCGCACCGGAAGAGGCGGAACTTCGCCAGGATATTCTTGGGCAACTGCTCGGGGGGATGGGTGAGCGGATTGAAATTACTCCACCGTTTTATTGTGACTATGGGTTCAATATTACTCTGGGAAACAATGTGTATATGAATTTCAATTGCATTATTCTCGATCCCGCGCCTGTGCTTATTGAGGATAATGTCATGTTCGGTCCGTCGGTCTCGCTCTATACAGCAACCCATCCGGTTGAGGTGGTGGAACGCCTGAAGGGGCCGGAACTCGGCACGCCGATCACGATTCGGGAAAATGCCTGGATCGGCGGTGGAGCTATTCTTTGTCCCGGTGTGACCGTGGGGCGCAATGCCGTTGTTGCTGCGGGTGCCGTAGTGACCAAAGATGTTCCGGATAATGTCGTTGTCGGCGGCAATCCGGCGCGTATCATCAAGCACCTTGATGGGGATGGAGAGAAGAAATAA